From one Coxiella-like endosymbiont genomic stretch:
- a CDS encoding dihydroneopterin aldolase has protein sequence MPHEKTSSQRIALDVVLGIDSKQACRSDDLNSTIDYARVRSSLIEFFSNRRFNLVETLANRCADFLFSQFPIHWLRLSIIKLSVFDDADGAGISIERMRETISADQTL, from the coding sequence TTGCCACACGAAAAAACCTCGTCGCAGAGAATTGCTCTCGATGTTGTTTTGGGTATCGACAGCAAACAAGCCTGTAGGTCCGATGATCTTAATTCCACTATTGATTATGCAAGGGTCCGAAGTAGCTTAATTGAATTTTTTAGCAATCGACGATTTAACTTAGTCGAAACGTTGGCGAATCGTTGTGCCGATTTTCTTTTTTCTCAATTTCCCATACATTGGCTTCGGTTGAGTATTATAAAATTGTCGGTGTTTGATGATGCCGATGGTGCTGGAATAAGCATTGAGCGTATGCGAGAAACTATCTCTGCGGATCAAACTCTCTAA
- the prfA gene encoding peptide chain release factor 1, whose protein sequence is MKTSLLKKLKILSFRYSEIGGLLSDPSVMSNQNRYRELGKEYAQLEPIVKCFQAYEKNNEAIESAQEMIAEKDPELKKLAEEELEQLIIKQDKLEDQLKILLIPKDPNDEKNIFLEIRAGTGGNEAAIFAGDLFRMYARYAEKKEWHMTIVSAHEGEHGGFKEVIARIVGEGVNSQLKFESGAHRVQRVPLTESQGRIHTSACTVAVMPEVEEIDKIKINSAELRIDTFRASGAGGQHVNRTDSAIRIIHIPTGVVVECQDERSQHKNRARAMSLLQSKLLAAERSKQEQEQATKRKFLVGSGDRSERIRTYNFPQGRVTDHRINLTLYQLDEVMEGDLDPVIGPLIHELQAKQLAEL, encoded by the coding sequence ATGAAAACTTCTCTCCTTAAAAAACTAAAAATTCTAAGCTTTCGCTATAGTGAGATTGGCGGATTACTGAGCGATCCCAGCGTGATGAGCAATCAAAATCGCTATCGAGAATTAGGAAAAGAGTATGCACAATTAGAACCTATTGTAAAATGTTTCCAAGCTTATGAAAAAAATAATGAGGCTATTGAATCGGCCCAAGAAATGATTGCCGAAAAAGATCCTGAGTTAAAAAAATTGGCTGAAGAAGAGTTAGAGCAATTAATTATTAAACAAGATAAATTAGAAGATCAATTAAAAATTCTCTTAATTCCTAAAGATCCTAATGACGAGAAAAATATTTTTCTCGAAATCCGTGCAGGAACGGGCGGGAACGAAGCAGCAATTTTTGCGGGAGATTTGTTTCGTATGTATGCGCGCTACGCGGAAAAGAAAGAATGGCATATGACCATCGTATCCGCTCATGAAGGCGAACACGGTGGATTTAAGGAAGTAATTGCTCGAATTGTTGGCGAAGGGGTTAATTCTCAATTAAAATTCGAGTCGGGGGCTCATCGGGTTCAACGAGTTCCATTGACAGAATCGCAGGGGCGGATTCATACCTCTGCTTGTACAGTGGCGGTGATGCCCGAGGTGGAAGAGATTGACAAAATCAAGATTAATTCCGCTGAATTGCGCATTGATACTTTTCGGGCTTCTGGCGCTGGTGGACAGCATGTAAATCGAACGGATTCAGCAATTCGTATTATCCATATCCCTACTGGGGTGGTGGTGGAATGTCAGGATGAGCGGTCGCAGCATAAAAATAGAGCTCGCGCAATGTCTCTATTGCAATCAAAATTATTAGCCGCAGAGCGGTCGAAACAAGAACAAGAACAAGCCACCAAGCGAAAATTTCTGGTTGGTAGCGGTGACCGTTCTGAAAGAATTCGTACTTATAATTTCCCACAAGGGCGAGTTACCGATCATCGAATCAATTTAACGCTGTACCAACTCGATGAAGTCATGGAAGGGGATTTAGATCCTGTCATCGGTCCTCTGATTCACGAATTGCAAGCAAAACAATTGGCTGAATTATAA
- a CDS encoding ferrochelatase has translation MELLSSRGWGRTAWIHHPYTDHYLVELTKKRIKKLVVIYPSFVADCLETLEEVSIQANAQWKELGDKELQLIPSLNFHPQWGKGSCRYD, from the coding sequence ATGGAGTTGCTTTCCAGTCGCGGCTGGGGTCGAACGGCGTGGATACACCACCCTTATACTGATCATTATTTAGTAGAATTAACAAAAAAGAGAATTAAAAAATTAGTTGTCATTTACCCCTCGTTTGTTGCAGACTGTTTGGAAACTTTAGAAGAAGTTAGTATTCAGGCCAATGCTCAATGGAAAGAATTAGGTGATAAGGAATTGCAGTTAATTCCTTCCTTAAATTTTCATCCTCAATGGGGTAAAGGCAGTTGCCGATATGATTAG
- the rdgB gene encoding RdgB/HAM1 family non-canonical purine NTP pyrophosphatase: MLKIVLASQNEGKLVEIQDLLKSLEIRFIPQTKLDIPSVEETGTTFVENAIIKARHAAKYSGLPALADDSGLIITALNSAPGVFSSRYAGDNATDSDRMQKVLKELENADSPDRSASFHCILALIENETDPAPLICHGVWEGEIAYEPKGKNGFGYDPIFYIPSHRCTAAELDFKEKNIISHRGQALQELVAILTNAFLA, from the coding sequence ATGTTGAAAATTGTTTTAGCAAGTCAAAATGAAGGAAAATTGGTAGAAATACAAGATTTATTAAAGAGTCTTGAAATACGATTTATTCCCCAGACAAAATTGGATATTCCCTCGGTAGAAGAAACCGGAACAACCTTCGTAGAAAATGCTATTATTAAGGCGCGTCATGCAGCAAAGTATTCAGGCCTCCCTGCTTTAGCTGATGATTCTGGCTTAATTATTACTGCTTTGAATTCGGCGCCAGGGGTCTTTTCTTCTCGATATGCGGGTGATAATGCAACCGATTCAGATCGAATGCAAAAAGTTTTAAAAGAACTAGAGAACGCAGATAGTCCTGATCGTAGCGCGAGTTTTCATTGTATTTTAGCTTTAATAGAAAATGAAACGGATCCGGCACCTCTTATTTGCCATGGAGTGTGGGAAGGAGAAATTGCCTATGAACCCAAGGGAAAAAATGGATTCGGTTATGATCCCATTTTTTATATCCCTTCCCATCGTTGTACTGCTGCTGAGCTAGACTTCAAAGAAAAAAATATAATTAGCCATAGGGGTCAGGCTCTTCAAGAATTAGTGGCTATTTTGACAAATGCTTTTTTAGCCTAG